A genomic segment from Propioniciclava sp. MC1595 encodes:
- the ruvA gene encoding Holliday junction branch migration protein RuvA: protein MIAQLTGTVTAVGGTWVVLDLSGFGVRALCTPATVAAVRVGESATLHTSLVVREDSLTLYGFSDADERDAFELVQSASGIGPKIAQAVVSVLPPDDLRAAISQGDIAALTRVPGIGPKGAQKMVIELKDKVNALGATPHLGGNRPSLPQPGDWREQVASGLESLGWGSKDAAAAVDRVAHLREADETIGIGELMRAALRSLAK from the coding sequence ATGATCGCCCAACTCACGGGCACCGTGACCGCCGTCGGCGGCACGTGGGTGGTGCTCGACCTGAGCGGCTTCGGGGTGCGCGCGCTGTGCACCCCGGCGACGGTCGCCGCGGTGCGGGTGGGGGAGTCCGCGACGCTGCACACCTCGCTGGTGGTGCGGGAGGACTCGCTGACCCTGTACGGCTTCTCCGACGCCGACGAGCGCGACGCGTTCGAGCTGGTGCAGTCGGCCTCGGGCATCGGCCCCAAGATCGCGCAGGCGGTCGTGTCGGTGCTGCCGCCCGACGACCTGCGCGCCGCGATCAGCCAGGGCGACATCGCCGCCCTCACCCGGGTGCCCGGCATCGGCCCCAAGGGCGCGCAGAAGATGGTCATCGAGCTGAAGGACAAGGTGAACGCGCTCGGCGCGACCCCCCACCTCGGCGGGAACCGCCCCTCGCTGCCGCAGCCCGGCGACTGGCGCGAGCAGGTGGCCTCGGGCCTGGAGTCCCTCGGGTGGGGCAGCAAGGACGCCGCGGCCGCGGTCGACCGCGTGGCCCACCTGCGCGAGGCCGACGAGACCATCGGGATCGGCGAGCTCATGCGCGCCGCCCTGCGGAGTCTGGCGAAGTGA
- a CDS encoding adenine phosphoribosyltransferase: protein MNANQELILELIRDVPDWPKPGVVFKDITPLLASPKGFEAAVDELVALAPGPIDIVVGMEARGFIFAAPVALKLGAGFVPVRKPGKLPGAVDEQSFALEYGHETLTIHTNALWPGARVMVIDDVLATGGTVGATAALIKRQGAELVHVAVLMELGFLDGREKLTELGADTLSAVVTV from the coding sequence ATGAACGCGAACCAGGAGCTCATCCTCGAGCTGATCCGCGATGTCCCCGACTGGCCCAAGCCCGGCGTGGTGTTCAAGGACATCACCCCGCTGCTGGCCAGCCCGAAGGGCTTCGAGGCAGCCGTCGACGAGCTGGTCGCGCTGGCCCCCGGCCCCATCGACATCGTCGTGGGCATGGAGGCGCGCGGGTTCATCTTCGCCGCCCCGGTGGCGCTCAAGCTGGGCGCCGGGTTCGTGCCGGTCCGCAAGCCGGGCAAGCTGCCCGGCGCGGTCGACGAGCAGAGCTTCGCCCTCGAGTACGGGCACGAGACGCTGACGATCCACACCAACGCCCTGTGGCCCGGCGCGCGCGTCATGGTCATCGACGACGTCCTCGCCACCGGCGGCACCGTCGGCGCGACGGCGGCCCTGATCAAGCGCCAGGGGGCCGAGCTGGTCCACGTCGCGGTGCTCATGGAACTGGGCTTCCTCGACGGCCGCGAGAAGCTCACCGAACTGGGCGCCGACACCCTCTCCGCGGTCGTCACGGTGTAG
- the ruvC gene encoding crossover junction endodeoxyribonuclease RuvC, translated as MRVLGIDPGLTRCGVGIIEGDPGRTPALLLADVVRTPAEMETGQRLASLERSLVQYLAEYRPHAIAVERVFARRDVSTIIGTAQASGVVLLVGTRAGLNVAQHTPSEVKASITGNGRADKAQVGQMVMRILKLDAPPRPADAADAVALAICHLWRAPAIARINEAQVRRDLALGRALARARAAQRRLA; from the coding sequence ATGCGCGTGCTCGGGATCGACCCCGGCCTCACCCGGTGTGGGGTGGGGATCATCGAGGGCGACCCCGGGCGCACCCCGGCCCTCCTGCTGGCCGACGTGGTCCGCACCCCGGCCGAGATGGAGACGGGGCAGCGCCTCGCCAGCCTCGAGCGCAGCCTGGTGCAGTACCTGGCCGAGTACCGACCCCACGCCATCGCGGTGGAGCGCGTCTTCGCGCGCCGCGACGTGAGCACGATCATCGGCACGGCCCAGGCGTCCGGCGTGGTGCTGCTCGTCGGCACGCGGGCGGGGCTGAACGTGGCCCAGCACACGCCGAGCGAGGTGAAGGCGTCCATCACCGGCAACGGTCGCGCCGACAAGGCGCAGGTCGGCCAGATGGTCATGCGCATCCTGAAGCTGGACGCCCCGCCCCGGCCCGCCGACGCGGCCGACGCGGTGGCCCTGGCGATCTGCCACCTGTGGCGGGCGCCGGCCATCGCCCGCATCAACGAGGCGCAGGTGCGCCGCGACCTGGCGCTGGGGCGGGCCCTGGCCCGCGCCCGGGCCGCGCAGAGGAGACTGGCATGA
- a CDS encoding bifunctional (p)ppGpp synthetase/guanosine-3',5'-bis(diphosphate) 3'-pyrophosphohydrolase, translating into MLALLGSQKPSTSAALDPLFAAMRQHHAKVDTAVIERAYRTAEHYHDGQTRKSGDSYITHPLAVATILAGLGLTEPTICAALLHDTVEDTGYTLAQLTADFGEEVATMVDGVTKLDKMVYGESAKAETIRKMVVAMARDIRVLVIKLGDRLHNMRTITSLRQDKQIRIARDTLEIYAPLAHRLGMNAIKWELEDLSFSVIEPKIYSEIVKLVAERAPLRDQYLGTVVNQVKEDLAENKIKATVYGRPKHYYSIYQKMMVRGRDFYDIYDLVGLRILVDTKRECYDVLGVLHARWRPLPGRFKDYIAMPKFNLYQSLHTTVLGPGGKPVELQIRTHDMHRQAEFGVAAHWRYKEGRSAGDQINWVQSISEWQKETEDSGEFLDTFTEEIAKNEVFVFSPKGDVISLPAGSTPVDFAYAIHTEVGHRCIGARVNGKLVPLDSALEMGMSVDIITSKAANAGPSRDWLGFVKTPRARSKIRQHFTRERRDEAIEQGKDMLTKQMRRASVAQRLLTPEVLAGLVQHFHVSDVPSLFAAIGEGSVGPQAVVHQLVETVGGGEAAAEASLVDEALLLKPMRKLPRDHSGVVVDGDPDMYTKLAKCCLPVPGDKILGFVTRSEGISVHREDCTNVGSLQRYPERIVPVSWSPTADAAFLVAVQLEGIDRGGMLSDVTRVLSDLHMSIVSVSANASKDHVFTMRLTFQTPDPRHLDMVLRSLQRVPGVYEVSRVKPG; encoded by the coding sequence ATGCTGGCGCTGCTGGGTTCGCAGAAGCCCTCCACCTCGGCGGCCCTCGACCCGCTGTTCGCGGCGATGCGCCAGCACCACGCCAAGGTCGACACCGCGGTCATCGAGCGCGCCTACCGCACCGCCGAGCACTACCACGACGGGCAGACCCGCAAGAGCGGCGACTCCTACATCACGCACCCCCTCGCCGTGGCGACCATCCTGGCCGGCCTGGGGCTGACCGAGCCGACGATCTGCGCGGCCCTGCTCCACGACACGGTGGAGGACACCGGCTACACGCTGGCCCAGCTGACCGCCGACTTCGGCGAGGAAGTCGCCACGATGGTCGACGGGGTCACCAAGCTGGACAAGATGGTCTACGGCGAGTCGGCCAAGGCCGAGACCATCCGCAAGATGGTCGTCGCGATGGCCCGCGACATCCGGGTGCTGGTGATCAAGCTGGGCGACCGGCTGCACAACATGCGCACGATCACCTCGCTGCGCCAGGACAAGCAGATCCGCATCGCCCGCGACACCCTCGAGATCTACGCCCCGCTGGCGCACCGCCTGGGCATGAACGCGATCAAGTGGGAGCTGGAGGACCTCTCGTTCTCGGTCATCGAGCCCAAGATCTACTCCGAGATCGTCAAGCTCGTCGCCGAGCGCGCCCCGCTGCGCGACCAGTACCTGGGCACGGTGGTGAACCAGGTCAAGGAAGACCTGGCCGAGAACAAGATCAAGGCCACGGTGTACGGCCGGCCCAAGCACTACTACTCGATCTACCAGAAGATGATGGTCCGCGGCCGGGACTTCTACGACATCTACGACCTGGTCGGCCTGCGCATCCTGGTCGACACCAAGCGCGAGTGCTACGACGTCCTGGGCGTGCTGCACGCCCGCTGGCGCCCCCTGCCCGGGCGGTTCAAGGACTACATCGCGATGCCGAAGTTCAACCTCTACCAGTCGCTGCACACGACGGTGCTGGGTCCCGGCGGCAAGCCGGTGGAGCTTCAGATCCGCACCCACGACATGCACCGGCAGGCCGAGTTCGGCGTGGCCGCGCACTGGCGGTACAAGGAGGGGCGCAGCGCCGGCGACCAGATCAACTGGGTGCAGTCGATCTCGGAGTGGCAGAAGGAGACCGAGGACTCCGGGGAGTTCCTCGACACCTTCACCGAGGAGATCGCCAAGAACGAGGTCTTCGTGTTCAGCCCCAAGGGCGACGTGATCTCGCTGCCCGCCGGGTCGACCCCGGTCGACTTCGCCTACGCCATCCACACCGAGGTCGGCCACCGCTGCATCGGCGCCCGCGTCAACGGCAAGCTCGTGCCGCTGGACTCGGCCCTGGAAATGGGCATGAGCGTCGACATCATCACCTCGAAGGCCGCCAACGCCGGGCCCAGCCGTGACTGGCTGGGCTTCGTCAAGACTCCGCGGGCCCGGTCGAAGATCCGCCAGCACTTCACCCGCGAGCGCCGCGACGAGGCCATCGAGCAGGGCAAGGACATGCTCACCAAGCAGATGCGCCGGGCCTCGGTGGCCCAGCGCCTGCTCACCCCGGAGGTGCTCGCCGGCTTGGTCCAGCACTTCCACGTCTCCGACGTGCCGAGCCTGTTCGCCGCGATCGGCGAGGGCTCGGTCGGGCCGCAGGCCGTGGTGCACCAGCTGGTCGAGACGGTCGGTGGCGGCGAAGCCGCGGCCGAGGCGTCCCTCGTCGACGAGGCGCTGCTGCTCAAGCCGATGCGCAAGCTGCCGCGCGACCACTCCGGTGTCGTCGTGGACGGCGACCCCGACATGTACACCAAGCTCGCCAAGTGCTGCCTGCCGGTGCCCGGCGACAAGATCCTGGGCTTCGTCACCCGCAGCGAGGGCATCTCGGTGCACCGCGAGGACTGCACCAACGTCGGGTCGCTCCAGCGCTACCCCGAGCGGATCGTCCCGGTGTCGTGGTCGCCGACCGCCGACGCGGCGTTCCTGGTCGCGGTGCAGCTCGAGGGCATCGACCGCGGCGGCATGCTCAGCGACGTCACCCGCGTGCTCAGCGACCTGCACATGAGCATCGTGTCGGTGAGCGCCAACGCGTCGAAGGACCACGTGTTCACGATGCGCCTGACGTTCCAGACGCCCGACCCGCGCCACCTCGACATGGTGCTGCGGAGCCTGCAGCGGGTCCCGGGCGTGTACGAGGTCAGCCGGGTCAAGCCGGGCTGA
- the secD gene encoding protein translocase subunit SecD, translating into MATESRHKQRPLRTLIVFFAVVAALFAIMALANTWTPKLGLDLRGGTTITLTARNTTGSGAVDQASLEQARTIIQQRVDSIGVGESEVAVVGNNQVTVSVPNVAPAQLQEMVGQTAQLYFRPVYAVEMAGPSTGGGLPLPPPEPRPTVAANPQPTTDEVLAWQPTERDLADFQAYECGQPFPDVPDQVLITCDRENVTKFLLYPAVIDGTMLTNASAGIPQASVNWIVQLSLNGEGATIFEKVTGALAQKPEPQNTFAIVLDGAVVTYPRLSGPIPGGQAQIEGNFTQQSATDLANVLKYGSLPLSFDLSEVSNVSPTLGGEQLRAGIIAGLIGIGLVLIYSVVYYRALSIVVIGSLALAAVLTYQIMVLLGEGMGFALNLPGIAGAIVAIGMTADSFIIFFERIRDEVREGRSLRTAIETGWIGSRKTILIADAVSLLSAVVLFALAIGSVKGFAFTLGLTTLIDIAIVFWFTKPLVTLLGRTKYFGEGRRFSGFEPEHMGAQRRSPIRRLRATAPQEV; encoded by the coding sequence GTGGCAACCGAGAGCAGGCACAAGCAGCGTCCCCTGCGCACCCTCATCGTCTTCTTCGCCGTGGTCGCGGCCCTGTTCGCCATCATGGCCCTGGCCAACACGTGGACGCCCAAGCTGGGCCTCGACCTGCGTGGCGGCACGACCATCACGCTGACGGCGCGCAACACCACCGGCAGCGGCGCGGTCGACCAGGCCAGCCTGGAACAGGCGCGCACGATCATCCAGCAGCGCGTCGACTCGATCGGCGTCGGTGAGTCCGAGGTCGCGGTCGTGGGCAACAACCAGGTCACCGTGTCGGTGCCCAACGTCGCCCCGGCCCAGCTGCAGGAGATGGTCGGCCAGACCGCCCAGCTGTACTTCCGCCCGGTGTACGCCGTGGAGATGGCAGGCCCCTCGACCGGTGGCGGCCTCCCGCTGCCCCCGCCCGAGCCGCGCCCGACCGTGGCGGCCAACCCGCAGCCCACGACCGACGAGGTGCTGGCCTGGCAGCCCACTGAGCGCGACCTGGCCGACTTCCAGGCCTACGAGTGCGGCCAGCCGTTCCCCGACGTGCCCGACCAGGTGCTGATCACCTGCGACCGCGAGAACGTCACCAAGTTCCTGCTCTACCCGGCGGTCATCGACGGCACGATGCTGACCAACGCCAGCGCCGGCATCCCGCAGGCCAGCGTGAACTGGATCGTCCAGCTGTCCCTGAACGGCGAGGGCGCGACGATCTTCGAGAAGGTCACCGGCGCCCTGGCCCAGAAGCCCGAGCCGCAGAACACCTTCGCGATCGTCCTCGACGGTGCCGTCGTCACCTACCCGCGCCTGTCGGGCCCGATTCCCGGCGGGCAGGCCCAGATCGAGGGCAACTTCACCCAGCAGAGCGCCACCGACCTGGCCAACGTGCTCAAGTACGGCTCGCTGCCGCTCTCGTTCGACCTCTCCGAGGTCTCCAACGTCTCCCCGACGCTGGGTGGCGAGCAGCTGCGCGCCGGCATCATCGCCGGCCTCATCGGCATCGGCCTGGTGCTGATCTACTCGGTGGTCTACTACCGCGCCCTGTCGATCGTGGTCATCGGCTCGCTCGCGCTGGCCGCCGTGCTGACCTACCAGATCATGGTGCTGCTCGGTGAGGGCATGGGCTTCGCCCTGAACCTGCCCGGCATCGCCGGCGCGATCGTGGCCATCGGCATGACGGCCGACTCGTTCATCATCTTCTTCGAACGCATCCGTGACGAGGTCCGCGAGGGCCGCTCGCTGCGCACGGCGATCGAGACCGGCTGGATCGGCTCGCGCAAGACGATCCTGATCGCCGACGCGGTGTCGCTGCTGTCGGCGGTCGTCCTGTTCGCGCTGGCCATCGGTTCGGTGAAGGGCTTCGCGTTCACCCTGGGCCTGACGACCCTGATCGACATCGCGATCGTCTTCTGGTTCACCAAGCCGCTGGTCACGCTGCTCGGGCGCACCAAGTACTTCGGCGAGGGCCGCCGGTTCTCGGGCTTCGAGCCCGAGCACATGGGCGCCCAGCGCCGGTCCCCGATCCGTCGCCTCCGCGCGACCGCCCCCCAGGAGGTGTGA
- the ruvB gene encoding Holliday junction branch migration DNA helicase RuvB, with the protein MAKLSDDPLDPNAHVDDQAAEGALRPPSLAEFRGQPRVSEQLGLVLAAAQHRGAVPDHVLLSGPPGLGKTTLAMIIANELGTPLRISSGPAIQHAGDLAAILSGLAEGEVFFLDEIHRMSRPAEEMLYLAMEDFRVDVIVGKGPGATEIPLEIPRFTLVGATTRAGLLPGPLRDRFGFTGQLDYYDAADLVGIVSRSAALLGVRIDTASAEVIAGRSRGTPRIANRLLRRVRDYALVKASGRITPQVAAAALELYEVDELGLDRLDRAVLEAVCSRFGGGPVGLSTLAMSVGEETETVEEVAEPYLIRQGFLMRTPRGRVATPRAYRHLGLRVPAARADLFSDSDD; encoded by the coding sequence ATGGCGAAGCTCTCCGACGACCCGCTCGACCCGAACGCCCACGTCGACGACCAGGCTGCCGAGGGTGCCCTGCGCCCGCCGTCGCTGGCCGAGTTCCGGGGCCAGCCCCGCGTGAGCGAGCAGCTCGGCCTCGTGCTGGCCGCCGCACAGCACCGCGGCGCGGTGCCCGACCACGTCCTGTTGTCCGGCCCGCCCGGGCTGGGCAAGACGACGCTGGCCATGATCATCGCCAACGAGCTGGGCACGCCGCTGCGGATCAGCTCGGGCCCGGCCATCCAGCACGCCGGCGACCTCGCCGCGATCCTGTCCGGGCTCGCCGAGGGGGAGGTGTTCTTCCTCGACGAGATCCACCGCATGAGCCGCCCGGCCGAAGAGATGCTCTACCTGGCCATGGAGGACTTCCGCGTCGACGTCATCGTCGGCAAGGGCCCCGGAGCCACCGAGATCCCGCTGGAGATCCCGCGGTTCACCCTCGTCGGCGCCACCACACGCGCCGGGCTGCTGCCCGGCCCGCTGCGCGACCGGTTCGGCTTCACCGGCCAGCTGGACTACTACGACGCCGCCGACCTCGTCGGCATCGTCAGCCGCAGCGCGGCCCTGCTCGGCGTCCGGATCGACACCGCCTCGGCCGAGGTCATCGCCGGCCGCAGCCGAGGCACGCCCCGCATCGCCAACCGCCTGCTGCGCCGCGTGCGCGACTACGCGCTGGTGAAGGCGTCCGGACGGATCACCCCGCAGGTGGCTGCCGCCGCCCTCGAGCTGTACGAGGTCGACGAACTGGGCCTGGACCGCCTCGACCGCGCCGTCCTCGAGGCCGTCTGCTCCCGCTTCGGCGGCGGCCCGGTCGGGCTGTCGACGCTGGCGATGAGCGTGGGGGAGGAGACCGAGACCGTCGAGGAGGTCGCCGAGCCGTACCTCATCCGGCAGGGCTTCCTGATGCGGACGCCCCGCGGTCGGGTCGCCACGCCCCGGGCGTACCGGCACCTGGGCCTCCGCGTGCCCGCGGCACGCGCGGACCTGTTCAGCGACTCCGACGACTGA
- a CDS encoding TrkA family potassium uptake protein has product MAERSSQSLWGYQALVSLPTVAADPFRELVRRALLAVGIVLLNTLIVWLDHESYADNVNGDGVSFIDALYYATVTVTTTGYGDITPVSDHARLLNALLVTPLRIAFLILLVGTTLEVLANEGRRAMIDTRWRKKMRNHTVVLGYGTMGRSALNTLLRNGAESDRIVVVDGSQAAVDEANRNGLAAFLGDATSRELLRRAEVPKAKHIVITVNRDDTAILATLTARQLNPHAHIVAAVRAADNVSLLRQSGADGVITSSDAVGRLIGLSAVSPDLGATMEDLLSYGEGLDIAQRLVAPDEVGHSTQDIVGERVLGVVRGGLLRRFFDPSVATLKTGDELVVVRPSRRTRQR; this is encoded by the coding sequence ATGGCCGAGCGGTCGTCGCAGTCGCTGTGGGGCTACCAGGCCCTCGTCAGCCTGCCGACGGTGGCGGCGGACCCGTTCCGCGAGCTCGTCCGGCGGGCGCTGCTGGCGGTGGGCATCGTCCTGCTCAACACGTTGATCGTGTGGCTGGACCACGAGAGCTACGCCGACAACGTCAACGGGGACGGCGTCAGCTTCATCGACGCGCTGTACTACGCGACGGTCACCGTCACGACGACCGGGTACGGCGACATCACCCCGGTCTCCGACCACGCCCGCCTGCTGAACGCCCTGCTGGTCACACCCCTGCGCATCGCGTTCCTGATCCTGTTGGTCGGCACCACCCTCGAGGTGCTCGCCAACGAGGGTCGCCGCGCGATGATCGACACCCGCTGGAGGAAGAAGATGCGCAACCACACCGTCGTGCTCGGCTACGGCACCATGGGCCGCAGCGCGCTGAACACCCTGCTGCGCAACGGCGCCGAGTCCGACCGGATCGTCGTGGTCGACGGCAGCCAGGCCGCCGTCGACGAGGCCAACCGCAACGGGCTGGCCGCCTTCCTGGGCGACGCGACCTCGCGCGAGCTGCTGCGGCGCGCCGAGGTGCCCAAGGCCAAGCACATCGTGATCACCGTCAACCGCGACGACACGGCGATCCTGGCCACGCTGACGGCCCGCCAGCTGAACCCGCACGCGCACATCGTCGCGGCGGTCCGGGCCGCCGACAACGTGTCGCTGCTGCGGCAGAGCGGCGCCGACGGCGTCATCACGAGCTCGGACGCCGTGGGTCGCCTCATCGGCCTCTCCGCCGTCAGCCCCGACCTGGGCGCCACGATGGAGGACCTGCTGTCCTACGGCGAGGGCCTCGACATCGCCCAGCGCCTGGTGGCCCCCGACGAGGTCGGCCACAGCACGCAGGACATCGTGGGCGAGCGCGTCCTCGGCGTCGTGCGCGGCGGCCTGCTGCGCCGCTTCTTCGACCCCAGCGTGGCCACGCTGAAGACCGGCGACGAGCTGGTGGTGGTCCGCCCCAGCCGTCGGACGCGCCAGCGGTAG
- the yajC gene encoding preprotein translocase subunit YajC, giving the protein MPADNSMLSTLLMFAVMGLAFWLLLIRPAQRKQKAQQEMVRALGPGTRVMTTAGVLATVREVGERTAVIEISPGVEMTVLKQAIMRTVTADEEEFEYDDEDGADEPAPEASGYETFDTFDPERPVDPDTRTN; this is encoded by the coding sequence ATGCCTGCTGACAACTCGATGCTGTCGACCCTGCTCATGTTCGCCGTCATGGGCCTGGCGTTCTGGCTGCTCCTGATCCGTCCCGCGCAGCGCAAGCAGAAGGCGCAGCAGGAGATGGTCCGGGCCCTCGGCCCGGGCACCCGCGTGATGACCACCGCCGGCGTGCTCGCGACGGTCCGCGAGGTGGGGGAGCGGACCGCCGTGATCGAGATCTCCCCCGGGGTGGAGATGACCGTCCTGAAGCAGGCGATCATGCGCACGGTCACCGCCGACGAGGAGGAGTTCGAGTACGACGACGAGGACGGGGCCGACGAGCCCGCGCCCGAGGCGTCCGGCTACGAGACGTTCGACACCTTCGACCCCGAGCGGCCCGTCGACCCCGACACCCGCACCAACTGA
- a CDS encoding HsmA family protein codes for MLIAAIVLISAALLLYTSGVWAERRSGGLRPHHAALFAAGLVCDASGTWLMAQIARAGSYETAGVATLLTTLMAVTGALALVLMAVHLAWALVVLWKGSDAARRTFHRFSLGVWGLWLVPYFAGMASAMVR; via the coding sequence ATGCTGATCGCCGCCATCGTCCTCATCTCCGCCGCCCTGCTCCTGTACACCTCCGGGGTGTGGGCCGAACGCCGCTCCGGCGGCCTGCGCCCCCACCACGCCGCCCTGTTCGCCGCCGGGCTGGTGTGCGACGCGTCCGGCACGTGGCTCATGGCGCAGATCGCCCGCGCCGGAAGCTACGAGACCGCAGGGGTGGCCACCCTGCTGACCACCCTCATGGCCGTGACCGGCGCGCTCGCGCTGGTGCTGATGGCCGTCCACCTCGCGTGGGCGCTGGTCGTGCTGTGGAAGGGCTCGGACGCCGCGCGCCGCACCTTCCACCGCTTCTCGCTCGGCGTGTGGGGCCTGTGGCTCGTGCCGTACTTCGCGGGCATGGCCAGCGCGATGGTGCGCTGA
- the secF gene encoding protein translocase subunit SecF has protein sequence MSERKASLAHRLYTGDLSYDFVGKRKQWYIVSAVIVAICLAAIGLRGLNLSIDFTGGSEFTVPTQVTSTTVDDYRNAVQDESGLPELGEVKVNSVGDNQVRIQVRALGAEEINQMTSFLAERAGVANEEVTNNLIGPNWGQQITQQGLIALVVFLSLVALMIAIYFRNWKMSAAALIALLHDLIVTIGVYAILQFAFTPATLIGVLTILGYSLYDTVVVFDKVRDNTTDITKQSRTLATASNLAINQVLVRSINTTIIGVLPVAALLAAGVFILGTGPLKDLGLAMFVGMIAGAYSSLFLAAPMFVQMREREPEIIDHNKRVAKRGTKKEQPVAAASTLPATAGAPLLSTTDAPPVDAATLGAVRAEDLGPRNQPHRSTRSERRKDGR, from the coding sequence ATGAGCGAGCGGAAGGCCAGCCTCGCCCACCGGCTCTACACCGGTGACCTGAGCTACGACTTCGTCGGCAAGCGCAAGCAGTGGTACATCGTCTCGGCGGTCATCGTCGCGATCTGCCTCGCCGCCATCGGGCTGCGCGGCCTCAACCTGTCGATCGACTTCACCGGCGGCTCCGAGTTCACGGTGCCGACCCAGGTCACCTCGACCACCGTCGACGACTACCGCAACGCGGTGCAGGACGAGAGCGGGCTGCCCGAGCTCGGCGAGGTCAAGGTCAACTCCGTGGGCGACAACCAGGTGCGCATCCAGGTGCGCGCCCTGGGCGCCGAGGAGATCAACCAGATGACCTCGTTCCTGGCCGAACGTGCCGGGGTCGCCAACGAGGAGGTCACCAACAACCTCATCGGGCCGAACTGGGGCCAGCAGATCACCCAGCAGGGCCTGATCGCGCTCGTCGTGTTCCTCAGCCTCGTCGCGCTGATGATCGCGATCTACTTCCGCAACTGGAAGATGTCGGCGGCAGCCCTCATCGCCCTGCTGCACGACCTGATCGTCACCATCGGCGTGTACGCGATCCTGCAGTTCGCCTTCACCCCGGCGACCCTGATCGGCGTGCTGACGATCCTCGGCTACTCGCTGTACGACACGGTCGTCGTGTTCGACAAGGTGCGCGACAACACCACCGACATCACCAAGCAGTCCCGCACGCTGGCCACGGCGTCCAACCTGGCGATCAACCAGGTGCTCGTGCGCTCGATCAACACCACGATCATCGGTGTCCTGCCCGTGGCCGCGCTGCTGGCCGCCGGCGTGTTCATCCTGGGCACCGGCCCGCTGAAGGACCTCGGCCTGGCCATGTTCGTCGGCATGATCGCCGGCGCGTACTCGTCGCTGTTCCTGGCCGCGCCGATGTTCGTCCAGATGCGCGAGCGCGAGCCCGAGATCATCGACCACAACAAGCGCGTCGCCAAGCGGGGCACGAAGAAGGAGCAGCCGGTCGCCGCCGCCAGCACGCTGCCCGCCACCGCGGGCGCCCCGCTGCTCTCCACGACGGACGCCCCGCCGGTCGACGCGGCCACCCTCGGCGCCGTCCGGGCCGAGGACCTCGGCCCGCGCAACCAGCCCCACCGCAGCACCCGCTCCGAGCGCCGGAAGGACGGCCGATGA
- a CDS encoding YebC/PmpR family DNA-binding transcriptional regulator: MAGHSKWATTKHKKAALDAKRGKLFANLIKKIEVAARMGGGDPGGNPTLYDAIQKAKKNSVPNDNIDRAVKRGSGEGADAVAYDEITYEAYGAAGVAILIQVLTDNRNRSASDVKVAITRNGGTVADMGSVARVFDRKGVVEVKKTQPAADKKAADKVVTEDDLLEATLDAEPEDIVDEGDVFKIVCDPTNLVAVRKAVQDAGLDYESADLEFRPQFEQAVDSKEAAEKLFKLLDAIEDVDDVEAVYSNEDVPDEILESLDA, encoded by the coding sequence ATGGCAGGGCATTCCAAGTGGGCCACCACGAAGCACAAGAAGGCGGCACTGGACGCCAAGCGCGGCAAGCTGTTCGCGAACCTGATCAAGAAGATCGAGGTCGCCGCGCGCATGGGCGGTGGGGACCCCGGCGGGAACCCGACCCTGTACGACGCCATCCAGAAGGCGAAGAAGAACTCGGTCCCCAACGACAACATCGACCGCGCGGTCAAGCGGGGTTCGGGCGAGGGCGCCGACGCCGTCGCCTACGACGAGATCACCTACGAGGCGTACGGCGCCGCGGGCGTGGCGATCCTGATCCAGGTGCTGACCGACAACCGCAACCGCTCGGCGTCCGACGTCAAGGTCGCGATCACCCGCAACGGCGGCACGGTCGCCGACATGGGCTCTGTCGCGCGCGTGTTCGACCGCAAGGGCGTCGTCGAGGTCAAGAAGACCCAGCCGGCGGCCGACAAGAAGGCGGCCGACAAGGTCGTCACCGAGGACGACCTGCTCGAGGCCACCCTCGACGCCGAGCCCGAGGACATCGTCGACGAGGGCGACGTCTTCAAGATCGTGTGCGACCCGACCAACCTGGTCGCCGTGCGCAAGGCGGTGCAGGACGCCGGGCTCGACTACGAGTCGGCCGACCTCGAGTTCCGCCCGCAGTTCGAGCAGGCCGTCGACTCCAAGGAGGCGGCCGAGAAGCTGTTCAAGCTGCTGGACGCGATCGAGGACGTCGACGACGTCGAGGCCGTGTACAGCAATGAGGACGTGCCGGACGAAATCCTCGAGTCGCTCGACGCCTGA